The following proteins are co-located in the Camelina sativa cultivar DH55 chromosome 12, Cs, whole genome shotgun sequence genome:
- the LOC104731399 gene encoding cysteine-rich receptor-like protein kinase 28, translating into MEHVSFFFFACVLTFVPFIALAQKDTYEFPPTFTCVARGGNFTVNSNFAGNLDGLVSSLSSLTPKAYGFYNLSSGDSSGERAYAIGLCRREVKRDDCLSCIQIAARNLTEQCPLTKQAVVWYTHCMFRYSNKTIYGIKETTPNLSFIAGTNISANRDEFVRLQLELLDKLKGIAAAGGPNRKYAQGSGSGVTGYPRFYGSAYCTPDLSEQDCNDCLVFGFEDIPRCCYGRIGLRWLSPSCNFRFETGRFYEFDADLESDPPAIQPVDSPTSAARIERTGKGRGGSKVIIAIIIPIVLIALFASFLCLVLYWKKNNKSVGRFKENEFSDSLLVNFETLKEATDNFSPENELGRGGFGSVYKGVLSGGQEIAVKRLSCTSGQGDVEFKNEILLLAKLQHRNLVRLLGFCIEGQERILVYEFIKNASLDNFIFDIEKRQYLDWGVRYKMIGGVARGLLYLHEDSRFRIIHRDLKASNILLDQQMNPKIADFGLAKLFDTDQTSTNRFTSRIAGTYGYMAPEYAMHGQFSVKTDVFSYGILVIEIITGKRNNNGRSNNDEDAENLLSWVWRGWQDDTILSVIDASLTTGSRNEILRCIHIGLLCVQESSATRPTMDSVALMLNSDSYTLPTPSRPAFVVESSVMPSNVSSSTEPLLMSSNDVTVSELSPR; encoded by the exons ATGGAACATGtcagttttttcttctttgcctgTGTCCTAACATTTGTACCATTTATCGCCTTAGCTCAGAAGGATACCTATGAGTTTCCTCCAACGTTCACCTGTGTAGCTCGTGGAGGAAACTTCACGGTCAACAGCAATTTTGCCGGCAATCTGGACGGCCTtgtctcctctctttcttcactCACACCCAAAGCTTATGGCTTCTACAACCTTTCTTCTGGTGACTCATCTGGAGAAAGAGCTTATGCAATTGGTCTGTGTAGAAGAGAAGTCAAAAGAGATGATTGTCTCAGCTGTATTCAGATAGCTGCAAGAAACCTCACTGAGCAGTGTCCACTGACAAAACAAGCTGTTGTGTGGTACACGCACTGTATGTTTCGTTACTCGAACAAGACAATCTATGGAATAAAAGAGACGACCCCAAATCTGTCATTTATTGCGGGCACAAACATATCAGCAAACAGAGATGAGTTTGTTCGTCTGCAGCTAGAGCTTTTGGACAAACTCAAAGGGATAGCAGCAGCTGGTGGGCCGAATAGGAAATATGCTCAAGGGAGCGGTTCGGGTGTGACGGGATACCCGAGATTCTACGGAAGTGCGTATTGTACACCGGATTTGTCTGAACAGGATTGTAatgattgtttagtttttgggtTTGAGGATATCCCACGTTGTTGTTATGGTCGGATTGGTCTTAGGTGGTTGTCTCCTAGTTGTAACTTCAGATTTGAGACTGGGAGGTTCTATGAGTTTGATGCCGATCTAGAGTCTGATCCACCTGCAATTCAGCCTGTTGATTCACCAACATCAGCTGCAAGAATTGAGAGAACAG GAAAGGGCAGAGGTGGATCTAAAGTCATTATCGCAATAATTATCCCAATAGTTCTTATTGCGTTATTTGCAAGTTTCCTATGCTTGGTCTTGTAttggaagaagaacaacaagtcTGTAGGTAGATTCAAAG AGAATGAGTTCTCAGATTCACTGCTAGTTAACTTCGAAACTTTAAAGGAAGCAACAGATAACTTTTCACCAGAAAACGAACTTGGACGTGGTGGATTTGGCTCAGTTTATAAG GGTGTGTTGTCTGGTGGGCAAGAAATCGCGGTGAAAAGATTATCGTGTACTTCAGGACAAGGAGACGTTGAATTCAAGAACGAAATTTTACTACTTGCAAAGCTTCAACATAGGAACTTGGTGAGGCTTTTAGGTTTCTGCATAGAAGGACAAGAAAGAATCCTTGTCTATGAGTTCATCAAGAACGCTAGTCTTGACAATTTCATTTTCG ATATTGAGAAGCGTCAATATTTGGATTGGGGAGTACGATACAAAATGATTGGAGGAGTAGCTAGAGGACTTCTTTATCTACATGAAGACTCTCGTTTCCGGATAATTCACCGTGATCTGAAAGCTAGCAACATTCTTTTGGACCAACAAATGAATCCGAAAATCGCAGATTTTGGTTTAGCTAAACTCTTTGACACAGACCAAACTTCGACAAATCGATTCACAAGCAGAATTGCAGGAACCTA TGGGTATATGGCTCCAGAATACGCGATGCACGGACAATTCTCGGTGAAGACAGACGTTTTCAGCTACGGTATATTAGTCATTGAGATCATTACGGGAAAGAGAAACAACAATGGTCGATCTAATAATGATGAAGATGCAGAAAATCTCCTTAGTTGG GTATGGAGAGGCTGGCAAGACGACACTATACTAAGCGTGATCGATGCCAGTTTAACTACGGGATCAAGAAACGAGATCTTGAGGTGCATACACATTGGTCTTTTATGTGTTCAAGAAAGTTCAGCGACTAGACCAACAATGGATTCGGTTGCTCTTATGCTCAACAGCGATTCTTATACTCTCCCAACGCCTTCTAGGCCTGCGTTTGTGGTAGAGAGTAGTGTCATGCCCTCGAATGTTTCTTCTTCGACAGAGCCGTTACTAATGTCGTCGAATGATGTCACTGTTTCTGAGTTATCTCCTCGTTAG